From the Polynucleobacter sp. MWH-UH35A genome, one window contains:
- a CDS encoding fumarate hydratase: MTNIKQNDLIQSVADAFQFISYYHPKDFITAMGKAYELEQGHGAKDAIAQILTNSRMCAEGHRPLCQDTGIAVVFLKIGMNVQWPDATMSVADMVNEGVRRAYLNPDNMLRASVLTDPAGKRKNTGDNTPAVIHYEIVPGDDVEVICAAKGGGSENKAKMVMLNPSDSIVDWVLKTVPTMGAGWCPPGILGIGIGGTPEKAMLMAKESLMGPVDIQELIARGAKTRAEELRLELYEKVNKLGIGAQGLGGLATVLDIKIMEYPTHAASLPVAMIPNCAATRHVHFHLHGDGPAKLEAPSLSDWPAVTWTPDVQKSKRVNLDTLTAAEVASWKPGETLLLNGKILTGRDAAHKRIQDMLAKGEELPVSFKDRVIYYVGPVDPVRDEAVGPAGPTTATRMDKFTEMMLAKTGLISMIGKAERGPEAIEAIKKHKSAYLMAVGGAAYLVSKAIQTSKVVGFADLGMEAIYEFDVKDMPVTVAVNSEGISMHNEGPREWQAKIAGIPVKVA; encoded by the coding sequence ATGACCAATATCAAACAAAACGACCTGATTCAAAGCGTTGCAGACGCATTCCAGTTCATCTCTTATTACCACCCAAAAGACTTTATTACCGCCATGGGCAAGGCTTATGAGCTTGAGCAAGGTCATGGCGCAAAGGATGCGATTGCGCAAATTTTGACCAATAGCCGGATGTGCGCCGAGGGTCACCGACCCTTGTGCCAAGACACTGGCATTGCAGTCGTTTTCCTCAAAATTGGTATGAATGTCCAATGGCCTGATGCCACGATGAGTGTTGCTGATATGGTGAATGAGGGAGTGCGTCGCGCCTATCTCAATCCAGACAATATGTTGCGCGCTTCAGTCCTCACAGATCCAGCAGGTAAACGCAAAAATACCGGAGACAATACTCCTGCTGTAATCCATTATGAAATCGTCCCAGGCGATGACGTAGAAGTAATTTGCGCAGCCAAAGGCGGCGGCTCAGAGAACAAAGCCAAGATGGTCATGCTCAACCCTTCTGACTCGATCGTTGATTGGGTTCTCAAAACGGTTCCTACAATGGGTGCCGGTTGGTGCCCTCCTGGCATCTTGGGTATTGGCATTGGCGGCACACCAGAAAAAGCCATGCTCATGGCAAAAGAGTCATTAATGGGTCCGGTGGATATTCAGGAACTGATTGCTCGTGGCGCCAAGACTCGTGCTGAAGAACTTCGCTTGGAGCTCTACGAGAAAGTAAACAAACTCGGCATTGGTGCACAAGGCCTTGGTGGCTTAGCTACCGTGCTGGATATCAAGATCATGGAATACCCAACGCATGCAGCATCATTGCCGGTGGCGATGATTCCGAACTGCGCAGCTACACGTCACGTGCATTTCCATTTGCATGGCGACGGTCCCGCAAAGCTCGAGGCACCCTCCTTATCTGATTGGCCAGCTGTCACCTGGACACCAGATGTTCAAAAATCCAAGCGCGTCAATTTAGATACATTGACTGCTGCAGAAGTGGCTAGCTGGAAACCAGGCGAAACCTTATTGCTCAACGGCAAAATTTTGACTGGCCGTGACGCTGCACATAAGCGCATTCAGGACATGCTAGCCAAAGGTGAAGAATTGCCTGTCAGCTTTAAAGACCGCGTGATCTACTACGTTGGCCCAGTGGATCCTGTGCGTGATGAAGCGGTTGGCCCAGCAGGCCCTACTACTGCCACCCGCATGGATAAGTTCACCGAAATGATGCTTGCTAAAACCGGTTTGATCTCCATGATTGGCAAAGCCGAGCGCGGACCAGAAGCAATTGAAGCCATCAAGAAACATAAGTCAGCCTACCTCATGGCTGTTGGTGGCGCTGCTTACTTAGTATCTAAGGCTATTCAAACTTCAAAAGTGGTTGGCTTTGCTGACCTAGGCATGGAAGCCATTTATGAGTTTGATGTTAAAGATATGCCGGTCACGGTTGCTGTGAACTCTGAAGGCATTTCTATGCACAATGAAGGCCCACGTGAATGGCAAGCCAAGATTGCGGGCATTCCGGTAAAGGTCGCTTAA
- the murI gene encoding glutamate racemase, with product MALIGVFDSGVGGLSILDEALRQLPEHDYIYLADSANAPYGEKSSDWIAARSLELCRHLASQGCDAIVVACNTATAEAIKQIRETLSIPIIGVEPGIKPAAMQSHNNIVGVLATEATLKSDKFNALLNTLPNNCQFIKQAGAGLVPLIESGKADSEETLELLAKHLEPIQDAGADTLVLGCTHYPFLRKSIRKLLGESITLIDTSDAVVRQLKRQLEPLQKEGWLKNYGSVLLLSSKDDASLLQMAQELMSADLSLHSVEAHILGKTR from the coding sequence TTGGCACTAATCGGAGTATTTGATTCTGGCGTTGGAGGCTTATCCATTTTGGATGAGGCTCTGCGCCAACTTCCCGAGCATGATTACATTTATCTTGCCGACTCTGCCAATGCGCCTTATGGGGAAAAATCAAGCGACTGGATTGCGGCACGCAGCCTTGAGCTGTGCCGTCATCTAGCAAGCCAAGGGTGTGATGCCATCGTAGTTGCATGCAATACTGCAACTGCAGAAGCAATCAAACAAATTCGGGAAACGCTCTCCATTCCGATCATTGGCGTTGAGCCAGGCATTAAGCCAGCCGCAATGCAATCTCACAATAATATTGTTGGCGTTCTCGCTACTGAAGCCACGCTCAAGAGCGATAAATTTAATGCTCTGTTAAATACGCTCCCGAATAATTGCCAGTTCATTAAGCAGGCTGGCGCAGGCTTAGTTCCTTTGATTGAATCAGGAAAAGCCGATAGCGAAGAAACGTTAGAGTTACTAGCAAAACATCTTGAACCAATACAGGATGCTGGTGCAGATACACTGGTGCTTGGCTGTACCCACTATCCCTTTCTCAGAAAATCCATTCGCAAATTACTGGGTGAGTCCATCACACTGATTGACACTAGCGATGCAGTGGTAAGACAACTCAAGAGGCAGCTAGAGCCCCTTCAAAAAGAGGGTTGGCTGAAGAACTACGGTTCAGTATTGCTTCTCAGTAGCAAGGACGATGCATCCTTATTGCAAATGGCGCAAGAATTAATGTCTGCTGATCTCAGCCTGCATTCCGTAGAAGCGCACATCTTAGGCAAAACAAGATGA